Proteins from a single region of Thermodesulforhabdaceae bacterium:
- the katG gene encoding catalase/peroxidase HPI, producing MEDAKKKAIGKMTIRDWWPNLLYLKVLYQNPPELNPYGRDFDYAKEFESLNLEEVKKDLRELMTQSQDWWPADFGHYGGLMIRLAWHSAGTYRAVDGRGGSKGGLFRFPPIIGWPDNINLDKALRLLWPVKKKYGKKISWGDLIILAGNMAMESMGFKTLGFAGGRVDWWEPDESVYWGPEEEWLASDRHDEKGILAQEVAAEHMGLIYVNPEGPRGNPDPVEAAKEIRMVFARMAMNDEETVALIAGGHAFGKTHGAGPSSHLGPEPPAAPIEEQGLGWKSSYASGKGPDTITSGIEVTWTATPVKWNPRGFLHILFTYEWELEKSPGGAYQWVAKNAPPIIPDPYDPSKKHLPRMLTTDLALRFDPIYEKISRRFLEHPEEFEKAFARAWFKLVHRDLGPRSLYLGPDVPKEVFPWEDPIPPLDYPLVDEKDIEELKAQILNSGLTVSELVYTAWSSAATFRISDKRGGANGARIRFSPQKDWEINMPEQLTKVLKTLENIKETFDKTHSQTDGKKISLADLIILGGCAAIEFAAKRAGYEIKVSFFPGRVDVTEDMVDTFTANFLEPTYDGFRNYLKSSVRFIRTPEELLVDRANLLALTPPEMTALVGGMRVLNCNFNKTSHGVFTKRPEVLTNDFFTNLLDMNTVWKKVEDNLYEGRDRKTGELKWTATRVDLIFGHDARLRALAESFGCDDGEEVFIRNFVKAWTKVVNLDRFDLHKSGKIKLD from the coding sequence ATGGAAGATGCCAAGAAAAAAGCAATAGGGAAAATGACTATTAGAGATTGGTGGCCCAATTTACTCTACTTAAAAGTGCTTTACCAAAATCCCCCCGAACTTAACCCATACGGGCGGGATTTCGATTACGCCAAGGAATTTGAAAGCCTGAACCTGGAAGAAGTGAAAAAGGATCTTCGAGAATTAATGACTCAATCTCAGGATTGGTGGCCGGCAGACTTTGGTCATTACGGGGGGTTGATGATCAGACTCGCCTGGCACAGCGCCGGGACATACAGAGCGGTAGATGGTCGTGGGGGGTCAAAGGGTGGACTATTCCGTTTCCCACCTATTATCGGCTGGCCAGACAATATCAATCTGGACAAAGCCCTTCGCCTTCTCTGGCCCGTTAAGAAAAAATACGGAAAAAAGATTTCCTGGGGAGATTTGATTATTCTTGCCGGTAACATGGCGATGGAATCCATGGGTTTTAAAACTCTCGGTTTTGCTGGTGGGAGAGTAGATTGGTGGGAACCTGATGAAAGCGTTTACTGGGGTCCCGAAGAAGAATGGCTTGCATCAGATCGCCATGATGAAAAAGGAATACTTGCACAGGAAGTAGCCGCAGAACATATGGGTTTAATTTATGTTAATCCGGAAGGCCCAAGGGGTAATCCAGATCCAGTGGAAGCCGCCAAAGAAATTCGTATGGTCTTTGCCAGAATGGCCATGAATGACGAAGAAACTGTGGCTTTAATTGCAGGAGGACATGCCTTTGGAAAAACTCATGGGGCAGGACCATCTTCTCATTTAGGACCGGAACCTCCAGCCGCACCAATTGAAGAACAGGGACTGGGATGGAAAAGCAGTTACGCCTCCGGTAAGGGACCCGATACTATAACAAGCGGAATTGAGGTAACCTGGACCGCTACGCCTGTAAAATGGAATCCGAGAGGTTTTCTACACATTCTGTTTACATATGAGTGGGAACTCGAAAAGAGTCCTGGCGGTGCCTATCAATGGGTAGCCAAAAACGCTCCGCCTATAATTCCAGACCCTTACGATCCCAGCAAAAAGCACCTTCCCAGAATGCTTACCACTGATCTCGCATTGAGATTCGATCCAATTTATGAAAAAATTTCCAGAAGGTTCCTCGAACATCCTGAAGAATTCGAAAAGGCCTTTGCTCGAGCATGGTTTAAGCTAGTTCATAGAGATCTTGGACCTCGCTCCCTCTATTTAGGACCAGATGTGCCCAAGGAAGTCTTCCCATGGGAAGATCCTATCCCACCCTTAGATTATCCTCTTGTTGACGAAAAAGACATAGAAGAATTAAAAGCTCAAATTCTTAATTCGGGACTTACCGTGTCAGAACTGGTTTACACAGCGTGGTCATCAGCAGCTACATTTCGTATAAGTGATAAACGTGGAGGAGCTAATGGTGCTAGAATAAGGTTTTCTCCCCAGAAAGACTGGGAAATCAATATGCCTGAACAACTCACAAAGGTCTTGAAAACTCTTGAAAATATCAAAGAAACATTCGACAAAACCCATTCTCAAACCGACGGAAAGAAAATATCTCTCGCAGATCTTATAATCCTTGGTGGATGTGCAGCGATAGAGTTCGCGGCAAAGAGAGCGGGTTATGAAATCAAAGTATCCTTCTTTCCTGGACGTGTGGACGTAACAGAAGACATGGTAGATACTTTCACAGCAAACTTTCTTGAGCCAACCTATGACGGCTTCAGGAATTATCTAAAAAGTAGCGTAAGATTTATCAGAACTCCCGAAGAACTGCTGGTTGATCGAGCAAATCTTTTAGCTCTCACACCCCCCGAAATGACCGCTCTGGTTGGGGGCATGAGAGTTTTAAATTGCAACTTCAACAAGACTTCCCACGGAGTGTTTACCAAACGCCCCGAAGTCCTTACCAACGACTTCTTCACTAACCTATTAGACATGAACACTGTCTGGAAAAAGGTGGAAGACAACCTTTACGAAGGAAGAGACCGCAAAACTGGCGAACTCAAATGGACCGCCACCCGAGTTGATTTAATCTTCGGACACGATGCCAGGTTGAGAGCACTGGCTGAATCTTTTGGATGCGATGACGGAGAAGAGGTGTTCATCAGGAATTTCGTAAAAGCCTGGACAAAAGTAGTTAATCTTGACAGATTCGATCTTCACAAAAGTGGTAAAATCAAACTGGACTAG
- a CDS encoding monovalent cation:proton antiporter-2 (CPA2) family protein, producing MELEFLRSLVLIFGISAAVVFVLDKLKIPSIVGFLISGALLGPHCFGFIKDVHEVELLAEIGVILLMFTIGLEFSLKNLILMRRDILGGGTLQVVLTTTVTFLISFFYLDQKLEVSIFNGFLVALSSTAIVIKLLANRSEIGTPHGRSSLGILIFQDLCVVPFMLLIPILAGSGGSSKNIILTMLKSFALLGVILVGARWAVPFMLHEIVKTRNRELFIITAILLCIGTAFITSKLGLSLALGAFLAGVLISESEYSSQVAVDIMPFKESFISIFFISVGMLMNISFLKDNMLSVVAVVLAVVMIKSLTTSVATLISGKPFRIAIISGLCLSQIGEFSFVLALVGSKAGLLDERNYQIFISTSVITMLLTPFIVKISPLISEHISSLFKPIKIVKKEETTEKDLFPDKSDHVIIVGFGVSGRNLAKTLMESKIPYVVLEMNPNTVKKMKKKGEPIYYGDGTSIETLHKMGISRGRLLVVVISDPAATRKIVQIARHENPRIHIIVRTRYVSEVNDLVKLGANEVISEEFESSIEVFARVLHFYSVPKNVIYEYIDEIRKDHYRALRELELPTQCISEVCEVLKHLETDTYLIRENSSVIGFTIRELQLRTETGATIIAIQRKGKVYQNPSPDFTLHAGDVLLLMGNKREIQKAFEYLESGKLPNEVATLA from the coding sequence ATGGAATTGGAATTTCTAAGGTCTCTTGTATTAATATTTGGCATCTCCGCTGCTGTTGTATTTGTCCTTGATAAGCTCAAAATACCGTCCATTGTGGGATTTTTAATATCTGGGGCACTCCTTGGTCCCCATTGTTTTGGATTTATTAAAGATGTTCACGAAGTCGAGCTCCTCGCTGAAATTGGTGTAATACTTTTGATGTTCACCATTGGACTCGAATTTTCCCTAAAAAATCTTATTCTTATGCGAAGAGATATCCTGGGCGGTGGAACGCTTCAAGTAGTGTTAACGACGACAGTCACTTTCCTTATAAGTTTTTTCTACCTCGACCAAAAACTTGAAGTATCTATATTTAACGGATTTCTTGTAGCTCTGAGTAGCACTGCTATAGTTATTAAGCTCCTTGCGAATAGATCCGAAATAGGAACTCCTCACGGTAGGAGTTCACTTGGAATACTTATATTTCAGGATCTCTGTGTCGTTCCCTTTATGCTCCTGATCCCTATTCTTGCCGGAAGCGGTGGAAGTTCGAAAAATATAATTTTGACAATGTTAAAATCATTTGCCTTGCTGGGAGTAATTTTGGTTGGAGCTAGATGGGCTGTTCCTTTTATGCTTCACGAAATAGTAAAAACCAGAAACCGAGAATTGTTCATCATAACAGCCATACTTTTATGTATAGGCACAGCATTTATTACATCAAAATTGGGTCTTTCCCTTGCATTGGGAGCATTTTTGGCAGGAGTTTTGATATCCGAATCAGAATATTCTTCTCAGGTAGCAGTAGATATAATGCCATTCAAAGAAAGCTTCATTAGCATTTTTTTCATATCTGTAGGGATGCTTATGAATATTTCATTTCTAAAAGACAACATGCTCTCCGTTGTTGCAGTAGTTCTCGCTGTTGTTATGATCAAGTCTTTAACAACTTCTGTTGCAACTCTAATATCAGGAAAACCATTTAGAATAGCGATCATCAGCGGACTCTGCCTTTCTCAAATTGGTGAGTTTTCCTTCGTTCTTGCTCTTGTTGGAAGCAAGGCTGGACTTTTAGATGAACGAAACTATCAAATATTTATATCGACATCGGTAATTACAATGCTTTTAACACCTTTTATTGTGAAAATTTCGCCCTTAATTTCTGAGCATATCAGTTCTCTTTTCAAACCTATTAAGATAGTGAAAAAAGAAGAAACCACAGAAAAGGATCTATTTCCCGATAAATCAGACCATGTAATAATTGTAGGATTTGGTGTTAGTGGTAGAAACCTGGCAAAGACGCTAATGGAATCAAAAATTCCATATGTTGTATTAGAAATGAACCCAAACACGGTCAAAAAGATGAAAAAAAAGGGAGAACCTATATATTATGGCGACGGCACATCTATAGAAACTCTCCACAAAATGGGAATATCCAGGGGAAGATTGCTTGTAGTCGTAATATCTGATCCCGCTGCTACAAGGAAAATCGTTCAAATAGCCAGACATGAAAATCCCAGAATTCATATTATTGTTAGAACAAGATATGTCTCTGAAGTTAATGATCTGGTTAAGCTTGGAGCAAATGAAGTAATTTCCGAGGAATTTGAATCATCTATAGAAGTATTTGCAAGAGTCCTGCACTTTTACAGTGTGCCCAAAAATGTTATCTACGAATATATTGATGAGATAAGAAAGGATCACTATAGAGCCCTAAGAGAACTAGAATTGCCCACACAGTGCATTTCAGAAGTATGTGAAGTTCTTAAACACCTAGAAACCGACACCTATCTTATAAGGGAAAACTCTTCTGTAATAGGTTTTACTATTAGGGAGTTACAACTAAGAACAGAGACAGGTGCAACTATTATAGCCATCCAGAGAAAAGGGAAAGTGTATCAAAATCCATCCCCTGACTTCACTTTACATGCTGGAGACGTGCTTCTACTGATGGGAAACAAAAGGGAAATCCAGAAAGCTTTCGAATATCTTGAGTCGGGGAAACTACCAAACGAAGTCGCTACATTAGCTTAA
- a CDS encoding Fur family transcriptional regulator, which produces MDSTSTEEKRFSELEEACKKWGLKMTPQRIAIYKAFISSEDHPSAVQILERIKDHFPTISLDTINRTLQTFVEMGLGKTVEGSGEPRRFDPNTSQHHHFRCLQCKKIIDFSFPPYDNLDLPPSLEGQIIVVHTKRVVLEGLCQDCKESKEQSLILEGDST; this is translated from the coding sequence GTGGATAGTACAAGTACTGAAGAGAAAAGATTTTCAGAATTAGAAGAAGCTTGCAAAAAGTGGGGGTTAAAAATGACGCCCCAGCGAATAGCTATTTATAAAGCGTTTATCTCTTCAGAGGATCATCCTTCTGCGGTGCAAATTCTCGAGAGAATCAAAGATCATTTTCCTACGATCTCTCTCGATACCATAAATAGAACTCTTCAAACCTTTGTCGAAATGGGTCTTGGCAAAACTGTAGAAGGAAGTGGCGAGCCAAGAAGATTCGACCCAAATACATCTCAACATCACCACTTTAGGTGTCTTCAATGCAAGAAGATCATAGATTTTTCGTTCCCGCCCTATGACAATCTGGATCTCCCACCCAGTCTGGAAGGTCAAATAATAGTTGTTCACACTAAAAGAGTTGTGCTCGAAGGGCTGTGTCAAGACTGTAAAGAGTCTAAAGAACAATCTTTAATCCTCGAAGGGGACTCTACCTAA